The Leguminivora glycinivorella isolate SPB_JAAS2020 chromosome 2, LegGlyc_1.1, whole genome shotgun sequence DNA window CGTACATTTTACAAGTTTTAATAATGAGGGCTAGCTTTTTGTGCTCATCTGGAGTCTCTGTAGATGGTGGTCAAATGTTAGCTGATTTACACTCGCGGATCTTGGCTTGTCTTGTCATTTGCACACGACACGAGTGCAAATAAACAAGGTATGACATACATTATAGATTACCATCTGCACTTTATGCCTCTAACGGTGAATTCACTCGCGTTAACTTCAAACTTCGGTTAACAAATAATGCCCTCTAGTTTGACAATTGAGTTAATAGGATTCTTATTATTACAACGTACGAAGATGTACAGCTACATTTACATTAGCTATCAAATTGTAAGCATATCGTCATTAGTAATTAAAATCGAGACTTTTTTAACTATATGACCATGACCTTCTACCCTTGCTGTGCTATTGCAGCGCACTGGTAGAAGATAGAAAATGTTTCAGGATGAACTAATATGGTGCTATCTCATATGACTAATAAGCGATATTGTGATGCTGATTTACTCTAAGAAATGTAGTTTTTTTGTACCTATTGTAGTGTTAAGCATACCAAAGATTAGTATTATTCTACATTCTTGCAGCAGAATGtgttaaaatgaaataatactTAGTTTTATTTAGCAAATATTAGCATAGGTACATACTTCGACAATTagaaataatacctacatatagtatagttacttttttattcctttttatactttttaggtAAAAATCTAAGTTacaataggtaggtatgtaatttATATTCTTTAGGTAGTTATAATTccatttatattaataattaagtacttaaataaataagtcgTCACAATGATCTATGattaaatttaagtatttacaAAGGTTCTTATAAGACTGTacattatgtaaattgtaaatatgTCCTCGATAATTTATAAGGCAAAAGTGATATCCAATATGAATATTAAAGAATTTGTAATAAATACTTTCAGTATAATGAATCTATGTGTTTTTAAGGCCACCATATGGTCCATTGGGTCCATTATATTCAGTCCTTTATTTCATCCCAATGAATTCCCCGATATGATtactgtaatttaaaaaaaatattgattatagGTATAGGTCATGAGCTCAATAGTTAAAACTATTACATCACATTTGAATACCCTTATGTCGAAAGCATTAAGCTATCTTAGCATTAAGAAAGACATCATCGTCATCACACATCATCATGTCATCTCGTCCGCAGCGGGACAGGATAAGTAGATGGACGTCGGACCGTATCCCACGGACCGAGCTATTTGGCCATGGTTTTGAGATGGAGAATAGAgcttcattaaattttaaagggCTCTGGGATTCTAAGTGCCATACACTACTTACCTAAGACTCCTGGGGGAGGGGAGCCATATAGGTAATAAGTATTATTGGGGATATTGGTTGTTTAACTGCAGATATAGTCTGACCAAaaatagtagaaattaaaaagtggcaacattgtagtgtcatcccttttcAAATCATTATGTGtgtgaaaacgggacgacactacgatgttgccactttttaatttctactcgtTTTCGTCAGACTGTACTCTGTTTCATGTAGCACCCCCCTAGTTGCCATTCACTTCGTAGCTTATCTTCACATTTCCACTAGGTTATAGTTTAACAGCAGCTGCTCTTCTGAGTGCAGGAGACGAAGGGAGGCACCTCGCAGGCGCAGCGCGTGCCTTTCTCGTCCACCATGACCTCATCCCCGACGGAGAGCGTCTCGTTCCCGAACTGGCACTGCGCGCTCACCGCCTTCAGGTTCAGGCCGCGGACCACTTTAGTATCCGGTGACGCTGCAACAGACAGTGGATGGTTAACTTGTGATTGTAATAGCGATATCTCTAAGAAAGCCAGTAGAAACTTGAAGTAACCAACATAAACATTTGTGAGACTAGCTCTCCTAAACCTCATATTTCTGAAATGTTTGAAGAACctaggtaggtaaatattttcCGCCATTCAGATGACAATGCAATAATGTACTCACATGAAGCTGATCTagggggctaccatgaagtactaaagcagttcagtttaggtcgaGAGAAAGGGACATAGCTATACCAGTTATAGGTATAGCTCCGTCCCTCGGCCCTATGATGCAATCAGAAAGTAGCCTGAAGAACTTCAAAATGGTAGAACATATTGAGCTTAAACTAACAAGAGAATCTCAAGTAGTTCTTGATAGACATGCATATGAAACATAGGTAACAACAGACAGAAGTGAAGTatgtcacaattttttttttgacagcTACTTGTTCCACAGGTAAAGAAAAAAGAACACTTACGGCATTTGAAACCAATGGGGCAACTCCGTCGGTTCTTGAAGAAGATCGGCGCGCAGTTGTCCAGCAGGTTCTTCTGGTAGTGTATCTCGACGCCGCAGTTTATGTCACGGCAATAGCTGGAGCTAAGGGTGCCGTTCCACTGAGGAGTGCAGATGCAGCTCTTCATGGAGCCCGCGGGCTCGAACGACTCGCCCTCGCGATATGTTTTGCCGTCGAGCTCGCATGTCGCTAGCTTCGCGATGGCGTCTTTACCTATTGGAAATAGAGGTATTTAGTATAGATTGTATagcataattaatttataattttcgaTTAGTTTAAATCGGCCTTGTCTTCGGAAAATTGAGTGATCTAATAATCACCAGTGATCGGACTATGggagtaaaactttaacaaaaccttagagctgacataaatttaaagtaagtccaagatttttattttcagatcagtgttaaatttgTTTACTTATATACCCGAATCCAATATTTCTAATACATTAcaacaaggatattaatattttcatggctgtaagtactctaaaatgcccacttagcaagttttgttgAAGTTTTACTctcatagttccgatcactgataATCACACAGCTAGCTAAAGTAATGGGCCGAGATACTGTCAATGAAAACGACAAAAATACcgccacaaaagtttcaaatgtAGAAATCAGTCAGTTCCTTTTCACTTAGCTCTTGCAGATATTAATCATAATCATTGACTTCCTTTTCAATACAGCTTACtgaaggtaaataaataatatatattatatgcaTAACTCTCATATTCGACCCATACCTACTAAGCATTAAAATAAGGAGTGACGAGTGTGTCTATTTTACTCTGTGCGggtttgtagtagtagtagtagtagtaaacactttattgcacagaacaaactacaagtacagtgaataattataatggttatgtacaaaggagagcttatccctttaagggatctcttccaactaACCTTAGAAAAACTGAGAGAGGAAAATAGGAGATGGTAGACAAACACAATTAAAGTGCGTCGGCgtgcgtttgttttgttttgtttactgtTGTTCGTGCTTATCATTGCCCTTGATAAAAGGTACTCTATCGTCGAGTTGTGTGCGTACGAAAGTATTTGTGAGTTGTGAGTAAACCGGGAATTTCGATATGACGCAGTTATTAGGTAAGGAGTAAGGACAGTTGTCGTAATGGATATTAACTGCTCACTTTGAACAACACATTAAGGTGCAGTAATGACATTACGTTAGTGGTTCAGGAAGCCATTGTTTCGTGGGTGGCGTGTCAATTGCCGATAAGTACGACCAGGTACATACAAAAGAATTATTAGCATTCCGATTGGTGCAGTATATAGTACTGAATAGGTAGGCAAGTACTACCTCGTCGCTATAGTAATGTCACAAAAATATCTGCATTTAAGGTTGAGAGCAATGTCCTATAAACGAcgattgataaataaataaaaaattcactCAGTAATATACGTAGGTAACTAATTTCTATACCTGTGTTGtgtctaaagtacgaaatctcaaaatttgcaaagcagttatagttatttgttatacaagggggcaaagttgtattttaacgccgagtgtggaattgaaaaacgagcaagtgaaaggattctatagttgaaccacgagcgaagcgagtggttcgagaatagaatcctgaacttgcgagttttttaacacacgagaagtaaaatacatttgcacccgagtgtaacacaaaacttttcccctcactatagcgaggaaactacaacgcaaaaaatgcgtttatgtagttccacaggtggtaaatcgtctttattactagattcacctacttttatcaattagttaatttaactttattcaaggtcaaattacttcacccactagtggataaagtgcgtttttacccgctggtattaaaggacaaaacacgtgtttccgagctagtgaggggaaatagttatttgttttacaagggggcaaagttgttgtttaaccgcacgtgccaatattgatacccgagcaagcgaaatattccagtattgaaccgcgagcgtagcgagtggttcaaaaagtggagtCTTGAGCGtggcgagggtttcaaggcacgaaggttaaacaaactttgccgccgagtgaaacacaaaatttttcaccacaccaacacgaacaaaatactgactataaaacatcaaactaaatcaaatccatcaatctaatcaatatttatgattcaaaatcatcatgtaCACGTTAATTATACCAGCCGGCTCAAGAcatgaagttaaaatttgtattaaattactttgcactcttgtggataaaatgcagttttgctatctgttttcgaatagcaaagtaagcctttaccagttggtgtggtgaaaatacttttatacggttttttagacttaatgtcaactattaaacgaatttaatcaaataactttaatttctggtcttataaaagtaacatttacgaaatctgtagttggtagttatcactatttactgttggcaacaccaccgcctctccacgctgcacgcagcatcggggattccccaataaacgtttgtatactgaatgttaatcgaattaaaatgtatgttttgttattgaaacaagttacaagtcacgaaaaaccggtattgtcaaattatttattcatctgaaaaaaaaaacatatttagaaaaaaaaaccatggtgctcggttttttttcatgtttttttttcataattctgaaaaaaaacatttggttttttttctatttgcaaccctagttgtGTCACTATATTTTTGACCAGTTGGTCTTTAGACTTATTGAGTGTTtactaaatgtaaaattatattcTTACGAGCACACATTGCCCACGCTGCAGCAGGAGTCCAGCTCATATGTAGGCTACACGCACTGCTGCAGGTCGGAGTCGAAACTCTCGACACAGTCTACAGTGCAGGGGACTGGAAGTATGGCTCATCCTGCACCAGGTTATCGTGTCCTTACCGCACACGTTGCCCACGCTGCAGCAGGAGTCCAGCTCGTATGTAGACACGCACTGCTGCAGGTCGGAGTCGAAACTCTCGACACAGTCTACAGTGCAGGGGACTGGAAGTATGGCTCATCCTGCACCAGGATATCGTGTCCTTACCGCACACGTTGCCCACGCTGCAGCAGGAGTCCAGCTCGTATGTAGACACGCACTGCTGCAGGTCGGAGTCGAAGCTCTCCACGCAGTCCACAGCTGCGCACTCGAAGCGCGGCTCGTCTGAGACTTGGCACGTGCAACGCTGCGAGCACGGGTTCTTGATCAGGTTCTGGGGCAGCATGTCGTTGTTGGAATATGCGACGCctctgaaattaaaaaaatgaaaacattttatataaaccgaaaaatgttattaatacgAAGAAAAGGTGACCAAACCCTTCAATGCCCGTGGTTAAGTTTCATAATATAaaggatttatttttattctccTTACTTCTAATCGTAGGTATTTAAATTATAGCATTGTATTCTGCACAAAAGCTTTTCACACACGTACGTACGTACTACGCAATCAACGATATTAATAAGTTATCctaagtaaataatttaatcgTAACTTAGCAGCAGTAGGTTACCTTGCTCCATAGCTATGTGCTGTACACGAAGATAATttcaatgtaaataaaaaacatataagtaaaagaaataaaaaggcATTGCATTGCAGCAATATTTGCATGGTTGCATGACATCATGAATCTCTGCAAAGCAATACCAGTCCTTCGTATTTCCCAATCCTCATGTCAAGAGGTCGTTTGTTTGTtcttatataatatattaatgttGTTGACCTATATACATGCGCAGAAATTTCGCGGAAAGTCACAGAGGTCACGCGCCGCGGCGGTGGTTGAAAAAGTAGACGCCATTGTCAATGCCGTCCGGTTCAATAGATTCATTTAAGTTTTGATAACCCTGCCATTGATTGCGAATTtggatatttaataaataataatgaatagtCACGTCACGGTTGCAAAACAAAAACTTATTGTAAGTGCAGTAATTGTAAAAGTGATACATATTGGCAACTTGTTTCAAGGAGTATAGCTACAcctgtatttgtgacaatcagtgCCAATCTTCCCGCACGGTGTCAATAATCAGGGGTACATACCTGTAATAGCACTTGGTAGGGTCAGGGTGCAGGTCGGGGCAGGTGAAGGCCTGCGGACACCCGGCAGCGCTGTCTGTTTGCTGGGCCGCCGTGCAGCCCAGCTCCAGATAGAACATGGCTAGGTCGCATTCGCCACCCATATCAGCTTGCGCTAAACCCACCGCTATAACAAATACTCAGGAGTAGTGTCATTGCCTAATAATCATTTAAGACTCAAAAATTCTACTGCCTTAATAACCATTAAATCCTGTAACCAACCTGATGAAACTTATAAATGCCGAATTGGTACTATGTGAGTAAATTATGCAGCTGCTATATTTTTAACTTGTCATCACTAATCATGAATCGCGATGTACTTCTcatttacttttcccctcactagctcggaaacacgtgttttgtcctttaataccagcgggtaaaaacgcattttatccactagtgggtaaagtaatttgaccttgaataaagtcaaattaactgctttaaaattgataaaagtaggtgaatctagtaattaagatgatttaccacctgtggaactactggaagcagtgataaacgcattttttgcgttgtagtttcctcgctatagtgaggggaaaagttttgtgttacactcgggtgcaaatgtattttacttctcgtgtgttaaaaaactcgcaagttcaggattctatagttgaaccactcgcttcgctcgtggttcaactatagaatcctttctcttgctcgtttttcaattccacactcggcattaaaatacaactttgcccccttgtataacaaataactattttttgaaGTGTAAAAATTGCATGTAAGTATATTCTTTTCTGTACACCATTCGTAATGAAAACGAGATGTCCAAGACTCTACACCTGGAGTCAGTCTTTGCAGTATGcagaaattaataaaataaatgtttcagACTTATTATCGTCAAATTGGTATAATTACTTACTGGTAGTTGTAGGTGTATGTACGTTAGTAATAACTAATAACGTCAATTTCCTAATAACAATAGATTACATCAACTTATTCATGCATTAGCACGCTACGGCAATTAAGTCACCTACTTACCTCATAATAAACCATACTTCGTTTGAGGTCTTTTGATCCGGTACCGCGGCGTTAACATGCTTTGTAAAGTTGTTGATTAATATGTAGGTACGAGCAAAATACTTGCATTTCGATTGTTGTGTTTAGAAATAAAACCTAAATAGTTAATGAACTCGAACAGTATAGGTACTGCCTTCCGATAGGAGTCGGTATAAATCATCATGAACACATAACTGAGCAATTTCCTTACTTGagcatgtctatattgtctttGAGATAAGTATAAGTACTAGCTACAGAACCACTTAATTGTGCGGATACTAAACAAAGAGGAAGGAGCAAAGGTCAAACTAATTTCCTATTTTCCTTGTTCTTAGAATTTGTGCTTTATTTTGTTAGaagaaaatcaagacaattTATGTAGATACATAATAACCTAGTTTATGGTAATTCGAAGTGTCCATGCCATGTCCAATCGTCCAATACATCGTATGTTTCATGATAGCGTTAAAACTACTAAATATACATAGGCACCTATGTATTATTATGATGTTGATCAATTCGTTTTTATTGCATTGcattgtttaaccttcgtgccttgaaacactcgcaacgctcaagattccactttttgaaccactcgcgaCGCTCGCGGTGCTTCAATATTGGaatggaatctttcgcttgctcaggtaggTATCAATatcggcacgtgcggttaaacaacaactttgcccccttgtaaaacaaataaaataatataatatgcttTTGAACATAGAGTCTGTATGCTTTTGAATTGTGTAAATACAGCTCACAGCCAACTAAGTAGAAACATCTTGTA harbors:
- the LOC125237619 gene encoding uncharacterized protein LOC125237619 — encoded protein: MKALLCFVAISVGLAQADMGGECDLAMFYLELGCTAAQQTDSAAGCPQAFTCPDLHPDPTKCYYRGVAYSNNDMLPQNLIKNPCSQRCTCQVSDEPRFECAAVDCVESFDSDLQQCVSTYELDSCCSVGNVCGKDAIAKLATCELDGKTYREGESFEPAGSMKSCICTPQWNGTLSSSYCRDINCGVEIHYQKNLLDNCAPIFFKNRRSCPIGFKCPSPDTKVVRGLNLKAVSAQCQFGNETLSVGDEVMVDEKGTRCACEVPPFVSCTQKSSCC